In one Nocardioides luteus genomic region, the following are encoded:
- a CDS encoding methyltransferase domain-containing protein, with protein sequence MTVNDPTDWESAYVRGTTAWDLGAPLAYIEEDAALFGEPGTAFAPGAGRGHDAAGLAAAGWRTTVVDLSPTAAAYAAEHYPDLTYVVGDALDIDVVLEATGGPVDLMWDHTFFCALPPAWRGRVGDLARAVVRPGGRVASGVFPVDRPSEEAGPPWTYVAEDMTRALGPDFDLVHLSEPRRLNPRLPWSHRLGIWQRR encoded by the coding sequence ATGACCGTCAACGACCCCACCGACTGGGAGAGCGCGTACGTCCGTGGCACGACAGCCTGGGACCTCGGCGCTCCCCTGGCCTACATCGAGGAGGACGCGGCGTTGTTCGGCGAGCCCGGCACCGCCTTCGCGCCCGGCGCCGGTCGCGGGCACGATGCGGCGGGGCTGGCGGCTGCCGGATGGCGTACGACGGTCGTCGACCTCTCCCCCACCGCAGCCGCCTACGCAGCAGAGCACTACCCGGACCTCACCTACGTGGTCGGCGACGCCCTCGACATCGACGTCGTCCTGGAGGCGACCGGCGGGCCGGTCGACCTGATGTGGGACCACACCTTCTTCTGCGCGCTGCCGCCCGCCTGGCGCGGCCGCGTCGGCGACCTGGCCCGCGCGGTCGTGCGCCCCGGCGGGCGAGTGGCCTCGGGGGTCTTCCCCGTCGACCGCCCGAGTGAGGAGGCGGGCCCGCCCTGGACCTACGTCGCCGAGGACATGACCCGCGCCCTCGGCCCAGACTTCGACCTGGTCCACCTCTCCGAGCCGCGCCGGCTGAACCCGCGGCTGCCGTGGAGCCACCGCCTCGGGATCTGGCAGCGCCGCTGA
- a CDS encoding helix-turn-helix transcriptional regulator, whose product MKFDETTLQPAETSEESTRQRVARSLLVDGPQTAATLAKRLDLTPAAVRRHLDALAEEEAVEQREPRTASTRGRGRPAKVFALTDQGRDGFEKKYDDLAVEALRFLSEVAGEEAVREFAERRAAFIKEGLDRIAASETDLSPAQVLANVFTANGYAASVRELPLINGHDAGEQLCQQHCPVAHVAQEFPELCEAETEAIAKLLGTHVQRLATIAHGDGVCTTHIPPGSSGSGEVSKKKEQVTT is encoded by the coding sequence GTGAAATTCGACGAGACCACTCTGCAGCCCGCAGAGACCAGCGAGGAGAGCACCCGCCAGCGGGTCGCTCGGTCGCTGCTCGTCGACGGTCCGCAGACGGCTGCGACGCTGGCCAAGAGGCTCGACCTCACCCCGGCCGCGGTCAGGCGCCACCTGGACGCCCTGGCCGAGGAGGAGGCGGTGGAGCAGCGTGAGCCGCGCACCGCGTCCACGCGTGGCCGGGGGCGCCCGGCGAAGGTCTTCGCGCTCACCGACCAGGGTCGTGACGGCTTCGAGAAGAAGTACGACGACCTGGCCGTCGAGGCGCTTCGGTTCCTCTCCGAGGTGGCCGGCGAGGAGGCGGTGCGGGAATTCGCGGAGCGCCGCGCGGCGTTCATCAAGGAGGGACTGGACCGGATCGCCGCAAGCGAGACGGACCTCAGCCCCGCTCAGGTGCTTGCGAACGTGTTCACGGCCAACGGTTACGCGGCCTCCGTCAGGGAGCTGCCGTTGATCAACGGTCATGACGCGGGTGAGCAGCTGTGTCAGCAGCATTGCCCGGTCGCCCACGTCGCCCAGGAGTTCCCCGAGCTCTGCGAGGCGGAGACGGAGGCGATCGCGAAGCTGCTCGGCACCCACGTACAACGCTTGGCCACCATCGCCCACGGTGACGGTGTCTGCACGACGCACATCCCTCCCGGGTCCTCCGGGTCCGGTGAAGTTTCGAAGAAGAAGGAGCAGGTCACGACATGA